From Paracoccus aminovorans, one genomic window encodes:
- a CDS encoding DUF2958 domain-containing protein yields the protein MMLLTGTQRDHLLANGRQRDQDHIPVVKFFNPLGEGVWLATELGEDGDIMFGLADLGYPELGSWSLGEMQSVRLPFGMGIERDLLFTGDFPISVWAEAARETDSIRAAERLLYRVGASFSRTSADTENRSA from the coding sequence ATGATGCTCCTGACCGGCACACAGCGCGACCACCTGCTGGCGAATGGTCGCCAGCGCGATCAGGATCACATCCCGGTCGTGAAGTTCTTCAACCCCCTCGGCGAGGGCGTCTGGCTCGCCACCGAACTGGGTGAGGATGGCGACATCATGTTTGGCCTGGCCGATCTCGGCTATCCAGAACTCGGGTCGTGGAGCCTTGGCGAGATGCAGTCAGTCCGGCTGCCCTTCGGCATGGGCATCGAGCGCGATCTGCTGTTCACCGGGGATTTCCCGATCTCGGTCTGGGCCGAGGCCGCCCGTGAGACCGACAGCATCCGCGCCGCAGAGCGTCTGCTCTACCGCGTCGGCGCGAGCTTTTCTCGTACATCCGCCGATACAGAAAACCGGAGTGCCTGA
- a CDS encoding Spo0J and enkurin domain-containing protein, producing MATAVQKITLSSSRDIPFNKLVLSQSNVRRVKAGISVEELAESIARRGLIQSLHVRPVVDAEGKETGMFEVPAGGRRFRALELLVKQKRLAKVAPVPCVMSEASADVLIDEVSLAENIERAPLHPLDQFRAFQAMREKGMTEEAIAAAFFVDAKVVKQRLRLVSVSPALLDVYAEDGMTLEQLMAFSVSSDHARQEQVWEAIKDGWQKEPYHIRRLLTETTVRAADKRAVFVGIAAYEEAGGCVLRDLFQQDDGGWLQDPVLLDRLVGEKLKAEAEAIAAEGWKWIEVAITFPYGHDHGLRQIVGTTVDLSEEERATREALRDEYDRLEAEYGEADELPDEIDARLGEIEQALETFERRPMTFDPDQIGMAGVFISIDADGALLVERGYVRAEDETPAEPEAEIVDPETGEVIQRAEPEASRMRAVITLGGQPVEMEEEDEADTIKPLPDRLVSELTAHRTLALRDAVAVNPHVAMTALLHRLVMDCFMPHSSKGCLEAQVREVHLPAQAEDLRDSLSAKAIADRHERWGDHVPADDAALWDWLTDLDDGSRMDLLAHCVSFGVNALYEKPNPYSGTGVSQHGLDIRLSQADRLARSTGLDMVAVGWRPTVGNYLGRVTKPRILEAVREGAGDRAADLIGHLKKGDMAKEAERLLAETGWLPEPLRMVDEGIEVEPASGAAAEADDLPDFLSGDGEDDPADDEDEQHMVAAE from the coding sequence ATGGCCACTGCCGTTCAGAAGATCACCCTGTCGTCTTCGCGCGACATTCCCTTCAACAAGCTGGTGCTCAGCCAGTCCAACGTCCGGCGCGTCAAGGCCGGGATCTCGGTCGAGGAACTGGCCGAGTCCATCGCCCGTCGCGGCCTGATCCAGTCCCTGCATGTCCGCCCGGTAGTGGATGCCGAGGGCAAGGAAACCGGCATGTTCGAGGTGCCCGCCGGCGGTCGCCGCTTCCGGGCGCTGGAACTGCTGGTCAAGCAGAAGCGCCTCGCTAAGGTCGCGCCGGTCCCCTGCGTCATGTCGGAGGCCAGTGCCGATGTGCTGATCGACGAGGTATCGCTCGCCGAGAACATCGAGCGCGCACCGCTGCATCCGCTCGATCAGTTCCGCGCCTTCCAGGCCATGCGCGAAAAGGGAATGACCGAGGAAGCCATCGCCGCCGCCTTCTTCGTGGATGCCAAGGTGGTGAAGCAGCGCCTGCGTCTGGTCTCCGTCTCGCCGGCATTGCTCGACGTCTATGCCGAAGACGGCATGACGCTGGAACAGCTCATGGCCTTCAGCGTCAGTTCTGACCATGCCCGGCAGGAGCAGGTCTGGGAGGCAATCAAGGATGGCTGGCAGAAAGAACCCTACCACATCCGTCGCCTGCTGACCGAAACCACGGTCCGCGCCGCCGACAAGCGGGCAGTGTTTGTCGGAATTGCCGCCTATGAGGAGGCTGGCGGCTGCGTCTTGCGCGATCTCTTCCAGCAGGACGATGGCGGCTGGCTGCAAGATCCGGTGTTGCTCGACCGGCTGGTGGGCGAAAAGCTGAAGGCCGAGGCCGAAGCCATCGCCGCAGAGGGCTGGAAGTGGATCGAGGTCGCCATCACCTTTCCCTACGGTCACGATCATGGCCTTCGTCAGATTGTCGGCACTACGGTCGATCTGAGCGAAGAGGAACGCGCCACCCGCGAGGCATTGCGCGACGAATATGACCGGCTTGAAGCAGAATATGGAGAGGCTGACGAACTGCCTGACGAGATCGACGCCCGCCTCGGTGAGATCGAACAGGCACTGGAAACCTTCGAGCGCCGTCCGATGACCTTCGACCCCGATCAAATCGGCATGGCGGGTGTCTTCATCAGCATCGACGCCGACGGCGCATTGCTGGTTGAGCGCGGCTATGTTCGCGCCGAGGATGAAACGCCTGCGGAACCGGAGGCGGAGATCGTTGACCCGGAAACCGGCGAGGTGATCCAGCGGGCAGAACCGGAGGCAAGCCGCATGCGTGCGGTTATCACGCTGGGCGGCCAGCCGGTCGAAATGGAGGAGGAAGACGAGGCCGACACCATCAAGCCGCTGCCCGATCGTCTGGTCAGCGAGCTGACCGCACACCGCACGCTGGCGCTGCGGGATGCGGTGGCGGTGAACCCGCATGTCGCCATGACCGCATTGCTGCACCGGCTGGTCATGGATTGCTTCATGCCGCATTCCAGCAAAGGATGCCTCGAAGCACAGGTTCGTGAGGTCCATCTGCCCGCACAGGCCGAAGATCTGCGTGATAGCTTGTCCGCCAAGGCCATTGCAGACCGACACGAACGCTGGGGCGATCATGTCCCGGCAGACGATGCCGCCCTTTGGGACTGGCTGACCGATCTGGACGATGGTTCGCGCATGGATCTGCTCGCCCATTGCGTCAGCTTCGGTGTCAACGCGCTCTATGAAAAGCCCAACCCCTATAGCGGCACGGGCGTCAGTCAGCACGGGCTGGACATCCGCCTCTCGCAGGCTGACCGGCTGGCCCGTTCGACCGGCCTCGACATGGTGGCCGTGGGCTGGCGACCGACCGTTGGCAATTATCTCGGCCGCGTGACCAAGCCGCGTATCCTTGAAGCCGTGCGCGAAGGGGCCGGAGACCGGGCTGCCGATCTGATCGGGCACCTCAAGAAAGGCGACATGGCTAAGGAAGCCGAACGCCTGCTGGCCGAGACCGGCTGGCTGCCTGAGCCGCTGCGCATGGTGGACGAAGGCATCGAAGTCGAGCCGGCATCGGGCGCTGCGGCTGAAGCCGACGATCTGCCCGATTTCCTCTCCGGCGATGGCGAGGACGATCCGGCCGACGACGAGGATGAACAGCATATGGTCGCTGCTGAATAG
- a CDS encoding antitoxin of toxin-antitoxin stability system, which produces MSEIIETIVYRLNELSDAAKDKARAWYREGGFDYDWYDAVYEDFQRIAEILGLNLKTRTVRLMGGGTRQDPCIWFRGFSSQGDGACFESRYSYRKHAPRLIREYAPQDTELHRIADALQAIQRRNFYQLRADASHRGHYYHEYCMAISVERDSPTWQDMTADAEETIIEALRDLARWLYRQLEREYDYLSSDEAVDETIAANEYTFTEGGRRFG; this is translated from the coding sequence ATGAGTGAGATCATCGAAACCATCGTCTATCGCCTCAACGAACTGTCCGATGCGGCGAAGGACAAGGCCCGCGCCTGGTATCGTGAGGGCGGCTTCGACTATGACTGGTACGATGCCGTCTATGAGGATTTCCAGCGCATCGCGGAAATCCTCGGGCTGAACCTCAAGACCCGCACCGTCCGGTTGATGGGCGGGGGCACACGGCAAGACCCCTGCATCTGGTTCCGGGGCTTTTCTTCGCAGGGGGACGGTGCGTGCTTTGAATCCCGGTATTCCTACCGCAAACATGCACCGCGCCTGATCCGGGAATACGCCCCACAGGACACCGAACTGCACCGCATCGCCGACGCCCTTCAGGCGATCCAGCGCCGCAACTTCTATCAGCTTCGCGCCGATGCCAGCCATCGGGGCCATTATTATCACGAATACTGCATGGCGATCTCGGTCGAGCGCGACAGCCCGACCTGGCAGGACATGACCGCCGATGCCGAGGAGACGATCATCGAGGCGCTGCGCGATCTGGCCCGCTGGCTCTACCGCCAGCTTGAGCGCGAATATGATTATCTATCCTCCGACGAGGCGGTCGATGAAACCATCGCCGCCAATGAATACACCTTCACCGAGGGCGGTCGCCGCTTCGGATGA
- a CDS encoding strawberry notch family protein, whose translation MNMVFPVADPVTPLVAAPAILAAANLLLPHLERGQRVDAATLRGAMETAFGASDATGVWDWKLAYEACEVTTVLFLRKYGKALFRKAASPAARISVLAKIVALLPTQTRRSEESQTFQQFSTPLPLGLAALTAAAITPDDRVLEPSAGTGLLAILAQTIGGSLILNELAETRADLLAQLFPAFAVTRFDAAQIDDHLAPDGVPSVVLMNPPFSVMANVSGRVSDAAYRHVASALARLAPGGRLVTITGAGFGPEAPAWRDAFTRLQARGRVVFTAAVDGAVYAKHGTTIDTRLTVIDKLPAEDPASFPGSPGIAPDVATLIGWIEAHVPQRSPVSLPKTVVSASTTAPKTVRGYLARATAARPAAAPANDPEGVELAYETVDWTPPEGARLSDAIYEEYALQSLRIAGAQPHPTKLVQSAAMASVAPPKPSYRPMLPADIYARLSDAQLETVIYAGEAHADHLAGAWTVDEHFDNVSAAPEDATGSIRFRRGFMLGDGTGAGKGRQSAAIILDNWLRGRRKAIWISKSDKLIEDAQRDWSALGMERLLVTPLSRFPQGAKIALSEGVLFTTYATLRSDDRGEKVSRVKQIVEWLGSDFDGAIIFDESHSMQNAGGGKGERGDVAASQQGRAGLRLQHALPDARVVYVSATGATTVHNLAYAQRLGLWGGEDFPFQTRAEFVEAIEAGGVAAMEVLARDLRSLGLYTARSLSYDGVEYELIEHQLTDEQRHIYDSYAAAFAVIHGNLDAAMEAANITGSPDSGGATLNRQAKSAARSAFESTKQRFFGHLLTSMKTPTLIRSIDADLEAGHAAVIQIVSTGEALMERRLSEIPTEEWNDISVDVTPREYVGSYLQHSFPVQLYELFTDGEGNLSSRPVFRDGQPVECREAVARRDEMLEQLGSLPPVPGALDQIVQRFGTDMVAEVTGRSRRIVRKGGGASARLAVENRAPSANLAETSAFMDDGKRILVFSDAGGTGRSYHAELSARNQRLRVHYLLEPGWKADAAIQGLGRTNRTNQAQPPLFRPIATDVKAEKRFLSTIARRLDTLGAITRGQRQTGGQGLFRPEDNLESAYARDALRQLYLLIVRGKVEGCSLERFESATGLKLMDSNGVKDELPPITTFLNRLLALTIELQGILFSAFEQLLQARIDGAIASGTYDMGLETLKAESFIVTDRQVIHTHPGTGAETRLLTLTERKRNQPVTLDTALAELDDPRARLLINERSGRAAVQIPTTSIMLDDGEIERRVRLIRPMEAMNIPVRAMGETHWLEADRAAFTAAWKAELAEVPEFTDSILHMVTGLLLPIWKRLPQESSRVYRLQTDEGERIIGRRVSPAWAANASTSGVTRSLTPDAAYAALIEGRTILDLAEGLQLRRVRVMGANRIELTGFTDAMRDRLRAYGLFSEIISWKLRFFVPVDATGPAITGKLLDRFPALRIGEREAA comes from the coding sequence ATGAACATGGTTTTCCCCGTGGCCGATCCGGTCACGCCGCTGGTGGCTGCGCCCGCGATCCTGGCTGCGGCCAATCTTTTGCTCCCCCATCTCGAACGCGGTCAGCGCGTCGATGCCGCCACCTTGCGCGGTGCGATGGAAACGGCCTTCGGCGCGTCCGACGCTACTGGCGTCTGGGACTGGAAGCTGGCCTATGAGGCTTGCGAAGTCACCACCGTTCTCTTCTTGCGCAAATACGGAAAGGCGCTTTTCCGTAAAGCCGCGTCTCCGGCTGCACGGATTTCCGTGCTGGCAAAGATCGTGGCGCTGTTGCCCACGCAGACCCGGCGTTCCGAGGAAAGCCAGACCTTCCAGCAGTTCAGCACGCCTCTGCCATTGGGCCTTGCCGCTCTGACAGCCGCTGCGATCACACCTGATGACAGGGTTCTGGAACCATCGGCTGGCACCGGTCTTCTGGCGATCCTGGCGCAGACCATCGGCGGTTCGCTGATCCTCAACGAACTCGCCGAGACCCGCGCCGATCTGCTGGCCCAGCTCTTTCCGGCCTTCGCCGTCACCCGGTTCGACGCCGCCCAGATCGATGATCATCTCGCCCCGGATGGCGTCCCGTCCGTGGTGCTGATGAACCCGCCATTCTCGGTCATGGCCAATGTCAGCGGGCGTGTGTCCGATGCGGCCTACCGCCATGTTGCCTCGGCGCTGGCCCGCCTTGCTCCTGGCGGTCGGCTGGTGACGATCACCGGTGCAGGCTTTGGCCCCGAGGCTCCGGCATGGCGGGACGCTTTCACCCGCTTGCAGGCGCGTGGCCGCGTGGTGTTCACCGCCGCCGTCGATGGTGCAGTCTATGCAAAGCACGGCACCACGATCGACACGCGGCTGACCGTGATCGACAAACTGCCCGCCGAAGATCCGGCCAGTTTCCCGGGCTCACCGGGAATTGCACCCGATGTTGCCACGCTGATCGGCTGGATCGAGGCGCATGTCCCGCAGCGTTCGCCTGTCTCATTGCCGAAGACCGTGGTGTCCGCTTCGACCACCGCGCCGAAAACCGTGCGGGGCTATCTGGCCCGGGCGACAGCTGCGCGGCCTGCTGCTGCTCCCGCCAACGATCCCGAGGGCGTCGAACTCGCCTATGAGACCGTGGACTGGACGCCACCGGAAGGCGCTCGCCTGTCCGATGCCATCTATGAGGAATATGCGCTGCAATCGCTGCGCATTGCTGGCGCGCAGCCGCATCCGACCAAGCTGGTGCAATCCGCCGCCATGGCCTCGGTCGCACCGCCGAAGCCCTCCTACCGGCCCATGCTGCCCGCCGACATCTACGCGCGTCTGTCGGACGCCCAGCTCGAAACGGTGATTTATGCCGGGGAAGCCCATGCCGATCATCTCGCGGGTGCCTGGACCGTGGACGAGCATTTCGACAATGTGAGCGCCGCGCCCGAAGATGCTACGGGATCGATCCGCTTTCGCCGGGGGTTCATGCTCGGTGACGGAACCGGCGCTGGCAAGGGTCGCCAGTCCGCCGCCATCATTCTCGACAACTGGTTGCGCGGTCGGCGCAAGGCAATCTGGATCTCCAAATCCGACAAGCTGATCGAGGACGCGCAACGCGACTGGTCGGCGCTCGGCATGGAACGGCTGCTGGTCACGCCTCTGTCACGCTTCCCTCAAGGCGCAAAGATCGCGCTGTCGGAAGGCGTCCTATTTACAACCTATGCCACGCTACGCTCCGACGACCGGGGTGAGAAGGTTTCCCGCGTCAAGCAGATCGTCGAATGGTTGGGGTCCGATTTCGATGGAGCCATTATCTTCGACGAGAGCCATTCCATGCAGAATGCCGGTGGCGGAAAAGGCGAACGCGGCGATGTCGCCGCCTCGCAGCAGGGACGTGCGGGCCTGCGGCTCCAGCACGCGCTGCCCGATGCCCGCGTGGTCTATGTCTCGGCGACCGGCGCCACCACAGTTCACAATCTCGCCTATGCGCAGCGCCTCGGCCTCTGGGGCGGCGAGGATTTTCCGTTCCAGACCCGTGCCGAGTTCGTCGAGGCGATTGAGGCCGGTGGCGTTGCGGCCATGGAAGTGCTGGCCCGCGATCTGCGGTCCCTCGGCCTCTATACCGCGCGCTCACTCTCCTATGATGGCGTCGAATATGAACTGATCGAGCATCAGCTCACGGACGAACAGCGGCACATCTACGACTCATATGCTGCCGCCTTCGCCGTGATTCACGGGAATCTGGATGCGGCGATGGAAGCCGCCAACATCACCGGCAGCCCAGACTCTGGGGGAGCGACGCTGAACCGGCAGGCCAAATCCGCCGCCCGTTCGGCCTTTGAAAGCACCAAGCAGCGCTTCTTCGGCCATCTGCTGACCTCCATGAAAACCCCGACCCTGATCCGGTCCATCGACGCCGATCTGGAAGCGGGCCATGCCGCCGTTATCCAGATCGTCTCGACCGGCGAGGCGCTGATGGAACGGCGGCTTTCCGAGATCCCCACTGAGGAATGGAACGATATTTCCGTCGATGTCACGCCCAGGGAGTATGTAGGCTCGTATTTGCAGCATTCCTTCCCGGTACAGCTCTATGAGCTGTTTACCGATGGCGAGGGCAACCTCTCTTCCCGTCCCGTCTTTCGCGATGGTCAGCCGGTAGAATGCCGCGAAGCCGTGGCGCGGCGCGACGAGATGCTGGAGCAACTCGGTTCGCTTCCGCCTGTCCCCGGTGCGCTCGACCAGATCGTCCAGCGTTTCGGCACGGATATGGTGGCGGAAGTCACGGGCCGTTCGCGCCGGATCGTGCGCAAGGGCGGCGGGGCATCGGCACGCCTTGCGGTCGAGAACCGTGCGCCTTCCGCCAATCTTGCCGAGACTTCGGCCTTCATGGATGACGGCAAGCGCATCCTGGTCTTCTCTGATGCCGGTGGCACGGGGCGCAGCTATCATGCCGAACTCTCGGCGCGAAACCAGCGCTTGCGCGTGCATTATCTGCTGGAACCGGGCTGGAAGGCCGATGCCGCCATTCAGGGGCTGGGCCGCACCAACCGGACCAATCAGGCGCAGCCGCCGTTGTTCCGGCCGATTGCCACCGATGTGAAAGCGGAGAAGCGCTTCCTCTCGACCATCGCCCGCCGCCTCGACACGCTGGGCGCGATCACACGCGGCCAGCGCCAGACCGGCGGCCAGGGGCTGTTCCGTCCCGAGGATAATCTGGAATCCGCCTATGCTCGCGATGCGTTGCGCCAGCTCTATCTGCTGATTGTGCGCGGCAAGGTCGAGGGCTGCTCGCTTGAACGGTTTGAATCCGCCACCGGCCTGAAGCTGATGGACAGCAATGGTGTGAAGGACGAACTGCCGCCGATCACCACCTTCCTCAACCGCCTGCTGGCGCTGACCATCGAGTTGCAGGGCATCCTGTTCTCGGCCTTCGAGCAGCTTCTCCAGGCGCGGATCGACGGGGCCATTGCATCCGGCACATATGACATGGGGCTGGAAACGCTGAAGGCCGAAAGCTTCATCGTCACAGACCGGCAGGTGATCCACACCCATCCGGGCACCGGGGCAGAAACCCGGCTCCTGACGCTCACCGAGCGCAAACGCAATCAGCCGGTCACGCTCGATACAGCCCTGGCAGAACTGGATGATCCCCGTGCAAGATTGCTCATCAACGAGCGATCCGGTCGTGCCGCTGTGCAGATCCCGACCACCAGCATCATGCTGGATGATGGTGAGATCGAACGGCGCGTGCGGCTGATCCGGCCCATGGAGGCGATGAACATTCCGGTGCGGGCGATGGGCGAGACCCATTGGCTTGAGGCCGACCGTGCCGCCTTCACCGCGGCCTGGAAGGCGGAACTGGCCGAGGTGCCGGAATTCACTGACAGTATCCTGCATATGGTGACGGGGTTGCTTCTGCCGATCTGGAAACGCCTGCCGCAGGAATCCTCCCGCGTCTATCGCCTCCAGACCGACGAGGGCGAACGCATCATCGGTCGCCGGGTCTCGCCGGCTTGGGCTGCCAATGCCTCGACCAGTGGCGTCACCAGAAGCCTGACGCCGGATGCCGCCTATGCCGCGCTGATCGAAGGTCGCACGATCCTTGATCTCGCCGAGGGGCTGCAATTGCGCCGCGTCCGGGTCATGGGCGCTAACCGGATCGAACTGACCGGCTTTACTGACGCGATGCGCGACCGGCTGCGGGCCTATGGACTCTTCAGCGAGATCATCTCGTGGAAACTGCGCTTCTTCGTGCCTGTCGATGCGACGGGACCGGCGATCACAGGCAAACTGCTTGACCGCTTCCCAGCCCTGCGCATCGGTGAGCGGGAGGCCGCATAA
- a CDS encoding DUF7146 domain-containing protein, with the protein MARLNASELAQRLGRQAEAVCRHYLSNGRKQGNYWQVGDVRNTAGRSMFVRLHDSVKGIAGKWQDSATGEYGDLLDVIRDSLGLIDFADVAEEARRFLSLPHPEPQPPSRQSRTPAPSGSSEAARRLWRMTQPLIGSTAEAYLRGRGIADLRQTANLRFHPNCYWRPEDDGPTQAWPAMIAAVTDLDGRITGAHRTWLAPDGSGKAPVDPPRKAMGDLLGHAVRFGDAQDVMAAGEGIETILSLRQALPTMPMVSALSAGHLAAMLFPPQLRRLYIVRDNDPAGDSARDSLVDRAHKAGIEAITLSPMLGDFNEDLATYGLDAVRAEIRVQIAPEDVSRFMASSA; encoded by the coding sequence ATGGCGCGTCTCAACGCTTCCGAACTGGCGCAGCGTCTCGGCCGGCAGGCCGAGGCGGTGTGCCGCCACTATCTGTCGAATGGGCGCAAACAGGGTAATTACTGGCAGGTTGGCGATGTCCGAAACACCGCTGGCCGCTCGATGTTCGTCCGGCTGCACGACAGCGTGAAAGGCATTGCCGGTAAATGGCAGGACTCGGCCACGGGGGAATATGGCGATCTGCTGGACGTGATCCGCGACTCGCTCGGTCTGATCGACTTCGCAGACGTTGCCGAAGAAGCCCGGCGCTTCCTCAGCCTGCCGCATCCTGAACCGCAGCCACCATCCCGTCAGTCCCGAACGCCAGCACCATCGGGATCATCCGAGGCCGCACGCCGCCTCTGGCGCATGACGCAGCCGCTGATCGGCAGTACCGCAGAAGCGTATTTACGCGGACGCGGCATTGCGGATTTACGCCAAACCGCAAATCTGCGCTTCCACCCCAATTGCTACTGGCGGCCCGAGGACGATGGCCCGACGCAAGCATGGCCCGCCATGATCGCCGCCGTCACCGACCTCGATGGCAGGATCACCGGCGCACACCGCACATGGCTGGCCCCGGACGGTTCCGGCAAGGCACCTGTCGATCCGCCGAGGAAGGCAATGGGCGACCTGCTCGGACATGCAGTGCGTTTCGGTGATGCGCAGGATGTCATGGCAGCAGGGGAAGGCATCGAAACCATCCTGTCGCTGCGTCAGGCTCTGCCCACCATGCCGATGGTTTCCGCACTCTCGGCCGGACACCTCGCGGCCATGCTGTTCCCGCCGCAACTGCGCAGGCTCTATATCGTCCGCGACAACGATCCGGCAGGTGACAGCGCCCGCGATAGCCTGGTGGACCGGGCGCACAAGGCCGGGATCGAGGCCATCACGCTCTCGCCCATGTTGGGGGACTTCAACGAAGATCTCGCAACTTACGGGCTGGATGCCGTTCGGGCAGAGATCCGGGTGCAAATCGCTCCCGAGGACGTCAGCCGCTTCATGGCTTCAAGTGCATAG
- a CDS encoding DUF2493 domain-containing protein has translation MYAHDDFEPDHSTSPTGHAIEELELYGYRPSEDEADPRITPEDHVIQGAVSDIFDALISTMADTSLDFDLDEIMWSTVNTFHRAALRIETKLDDNEQAQKRLQREQDGSEVKSVQLETLIGAGQSLIERRDSMETFRDTAADIYLRTTGTPWSQRSGSRVNHRQITSAMIDSRDFIAAKRRADNEVLLPAGPKIAFSGGDTTDHRTIWAKLDQVHAKHPDMVLMHGGSPKGAERIAATWANNRKVAQVAFKPDWAKHAKAAPFKRNDQMLSIMPIGVIIFPGTGIQDNLADKARKMGIPVYRFGAGSA, from the coding sequence ATGTACGCGCACGACGATTTCGAACCCGATCACAGCACGTCCCCGACCGGCCACGCCATCGAAGAACTCGAACTCTACGGCTACCGCCCCTCCGAAGACGAGGCCGATCCCCGGATCACACCCGAAGATCACGTCATCCAGGGCGCAGTCTCCGACATCTTCGACGCCCTGATTTCCACCATGGCCGACACCAGCCTCGATTTCGACCTCGACGAGATCATGTGGTCCACCGTCAACACCTTCCACCGCGCCGCCCTGCGGATCGAGACCAAACTCGACGATAACGAGCAGGCACAGAAGCGCCTTCAGCGCGAACAGGACGGCAGCGAGGTCAAATCCGTCCAGCTCGAAACCCTGATCGGCGCAGGCCAAAGCCTGATCGAGCGCCGCGACAGCATGGAGACCTTCCGCGATACCGCCGCCGACATCTATCTGCGCACCACCGGAACGCCCTGGTCGCAACGCTCCGGCTCACGTGTCAACCATCGCCAGATAACCTCGGCCATGATCGACAGCCGCGACTTCATCGCCGCAAAACGCCGGGCCGACAACGAGGTGCTGCTGCCCGCCGGACCAAAGATCGCCTTCTCGGGCGGTGACACCACCGATCACCGGACGATCTGGGCCAAGCTCGATCAGGTCCACGCCAAGCACCCAGACATGGTGCTGATGCACGGCGGATCGCCCAAGGGCGCGGAACGCATTGCGGCCACCTGGGCCAATAACCGCAAGGTCGCACAGGTCGCTTTCAAACCCGACTGGGCAAAACATGCAAAGGCAGCACCCTTCAAGCGCAACGACCAGATGCTCTCCATCATGCCGATCGGGGTCATCATCTTCCCCGGCACGGGCATTCAGGACAACCTGGCCGACAAGGCCCGCAAGATGGGCATCCCGGTCTATCGCTTCGGGGCCGGCAGCGCGTGA
- a CDS encoding DUF736 domain-containing protein, translated as MATIGTFKKTGSNEFTGEIVTLSVQAKGVRIVPDLRATGENAPSHRVLVGRAEIGAAWSKRSNEGRDYLGLKLDDPSFNAPIYANLFDDEEGETFSLIWSRPNGRRGD; from the coding sequence ATGGCAACCATCGGCACCTTCAAGAAGACCGGCTCGAACGAATTCACCGGCGAAATCGTCACCCTCAGCGTCCAGGCCAAGGGCGTGCGCATCGTTCCCGACCTGCGCGCCACCGGCGAGAACGCCCCCAGCCACCGGGTTCTGGTCGGCCGCGCAGAGATCGGCGCCGCCTGGTCCAAGCGCTCCAACGAGGGCCGCGACTATCTGGGCCTCAAGCTGGATGATCCGAGCTTCAACGCCCCGATCTACGCCAACCTCTTCGATGACGAAGAAGGCGAAACCTTCTCCCTCATCTGGTCCCGCCCCAACGGTCGCCGCGGCGACTAA
- a CDS encoding helix-turn-helix domain-containing protein, which translates to MITARQTRAARALLGWTQEMLADKAKVSLTALKRMESATGLRVFESTSDQVRRALETEGIAFINSGRNEGVMIVDGNEQAFRK; encoded by the coding sequence ATGATCACCGCCCGACAAACACGGGCCGCGCGCGCATTACTGGGTTGGACACAGGAGATGCTCGCTGACAAGGCCAAGGTATCGCTGACCGCGCTAAAACGCATGGAATCCGCGACAGGCCTTCGTGTGTTTGAAAGCACGAGCGACCAAGTGCGCAGAGCCCTGGAAACAGAAGGCATCGCCTTCATCAACTCCGGGCGAAATGAGGGGGTGATGATCGTCGATGGGAATGAACAAGCTTTTCGAAAATAG
- a CDS encoding DNA -binding domain-containing protein, with amino-acid sequence MLKIDYLDQAPDGLSLTDYDRQHIKLYMRLLDAETDGATWQEAVEILFGICPKTEPERARRVHDSHLARAHWMTEHGYRQLRRGRPH; translated from the coding sequence ATGCTCAAAATTGACTATCTCGATCAGGCTCCAGATGGCCTGTCCCTCACCGACTACGATCGGCAGCATATCAAGCTCTATATGAGGTTGCTTGATGCGGAAACCGACGGTGCAACCTGGCAGGAAGCCGTTGAGATTCTGTTCGGGATTTGCCCAAAGACCGAGCCTGAACGCGCACGACGCGTCCATGACAGCCATCTTGCGCGCGCGCACTGGATGACTGAACACGGCTACCGGCAGCTTAGGCGCGGCCGCCCTCACTGA
- a CDS encoding transcriptional regulator domain-containing protein: MTPDTTEWRSSTPYDYMDNADVDALAWECLRRNLEYQRDYADSINAPLILGNETEAIGNRWGLRFPRPAKSDRHSTTSLLDAGNRHQHTASRTCADAGANQSGCSRGS, translated from the coding sequence ATGACGCCCGATACAACAGAATGGCGATCATCGACTCCATACGACTATATGGACAATGCCGATGTAGATGCTCTCGCTTGGGAATGCTTACGCCGAAATCTGGAATACCAGCGTGACTATGCAGACAGCATAAATGCGCCCCTGATCCTGGGCAACGAAACCGAAGCGATCGGTAATCGCTGGGGTCTTCGATTTCCCCGCCCAGCCAAGTCTGACCGCCATTCAACAACCAGTCTTCTGGACGCCGGAAACCGACACCAGCATACTGCATCTCGGACCTGCGCCGACGCTGGCGCAAACCAGTCCGGTTGTTCTCGGGGATCTTGA